Proteins co-encoded in one Prunus persica cultivar Lovell chromosome G6, Prunus_persica_NCBIv2, whole genome shotgun sequence genomic window:
- the LOC18772784 gene encoding uncharacterized protein LOC18772784 isoform X1, with translation MGKRKERRLAAKTNAGRRVKLDLFAEPSGDLGGSAEHDELGGDMKSKGHAGLPNSPSSSGQQPQNPLLLLGQYSDDELDDDSNQVLSNAAVGNSSPENNDEVKSSLGESYQHMDTNADEDLASQKVKQQGGDTNSAPNDCDQSMEDSDKRENDDVASSDLRTELYLTEQASVPETSSLQVIGDVSSGWKIVMHEESNSYYYWNTETGETSWEVPDVLTQETKLTSDQKTPTVAGKLENVPVGTEESNLTSDVKLDGFSNSDTNEGAANMVPHGTESYGHGCGCGSQMDQWNLACNNQATHDTMANEDFESGIDLSSRLVKHCEALLERLKSLQGSKEQLQDLNWISKYTLEVEIRLFDFQSLLSYGSSLLPFWMHSERQLKRVEIAINDEMSKISKSVQTDEVQAAHASFFQGETNFQESVGCKTEADQVEALDDFHATPSVDTLAIVSKESSGVNAEHVSEFGSPTRHMESGVSEQVNGVAVPIESTTKNDFCAGEEVDMDVDMEVEDSNSAGNTAIAYALNATVFAPSEQPINPSPPSVYTSSGPEDTFTIPPPPDEEWIPPPPPDNEQVPPPPPDEPPPQPPHPPLSSYPETGQAPYPEQYNFSYPSSSFEYYGHTVTEGPSSTFYGHPEGCQVSMPHAPLYYAAVPGTYTETSQAAANPVESVTYYGLQDGTRLSVPVVNGVESLQFHSESAPLSYENLVSDRTGSINSFAGAGSSGSLPNVNIDSSAVDGETGGASMDVPSTTSTIQAPATISVKSNVPVPSTNHAPSAASIPATSEVTKAQSKVPRTKKRTVAVASSLRSNKKVSSLVDKWKAAKEELLEDEEEPQNTYELFERKRQRGIEEWYAQQITSGEAKDNANFQPLGGDWREKVKRRKAQLARKAGQTASTPGPEAHMDGNQKPDLAELSRGLPSGWQAYWDESSKQVYYGNTATSETTWTQPTK, from the exons ATGGGGAAGAGAAAAGAGCGTCGTCTTGCAGCTAAGACCAACGCTGGTCGCAGAGTCAAGCTCGATCTTTTCGCGGAACCCTctg GAGATTTGGGTGGCTCTGCTGAACATGATGAGCTTGGAGGAGATATGAAATCCAAAGGCCATGCTGGGTTACCCAATTCACCATCTTCTTCAG GTCAGCAACCACAAAATCCGTTGCTGTTACTTGGGCAATATAGTGATGATGAGTTGGATGATGACTCAAATCAAGTACTTAGCAATGCTGCTGTAGGAAATTCCTCACCTGAGAATAATGATGAG GTTAAGAGTTCGCTTGGTGAATCTTATCAGCATATGGATACCAATGCTGATGAAGACCTTGCTTCTCAGAAGGTTAAGCAACAGGGAGGGGATACAAACTCTGCCCCGAATGATTGTGACCAGAGCATGGAGGACAGtgataaaagagaaaatgatgATGTGGCCTCAAGTGATTTACGCACAGAATTGTATTTGACAGAACAAGCCTCTGTTCCTGAAACTTCTAGTTTACAAGTCATTGGAGATGTCAGTTCAGGCTGGAAGATTGTGATGCATGAAGAGAGTAATAGCTATTATTACTGGAATACTGAAACAGGGGAAACTTCATGGGAAGTACCTGATGTTTTGACCCAGGAAACCAAGTTAACGAGTGACCAGAAAACACCTACTGTTGCAGGAAAGTTGGAGAACGTTCCTGTTGGTACAGAAGAGTCTAACTTAACTTCTGATGTGAAATTAGATGGTTTTTCTAATTCTGACACAAATGAAGGGGCTGCCAATATGGTTCCTCATGGAACAGAATCGTATGGACATGGGTGTGGGTGTGGGTCCCAAATGGATCAGTGGAATCTAGCATGCAATAATCAAGCTACTCATGATACAATGGCTAATGAAGATTTTGAATCAGGGATTGATCTCTCTTCTCGTCTTGTCAAACATTGTGAGGCTTTGTTAGAAAGATTGAAGTCATTACAAGG gtcCAAGGAACAATTGCAAGATCTCAACTGGATCTCAAAGTATACTTTGGAAGTTGAGATAAGACTCTTTGATTTTCAGTCCCTTTTATCTTATGGGTCATCCTTGCTTCCATTTTGGATGCATTCTGAAAGACAGCTTAAAAGGGTTGAGATTGCTATAAATGATGAAATGTCCAAAATTTCTAAATCTGTACAAACGGATGAAGTTCAGGCAGCTCATGCATCTTTCTTCCAGGGAGAAACAAATTTTCAGGAAAGCGTGGGATGTAAAACTGAAGCAGATCAAGTTGAAGCTTTGGATGATTTTCATGCTACCCCTAGTGTTGATACATTAGCAATAGTCTCTAAAGAAAGTTCAGGTGTAAATGCCGAGCATGTTTCTGAATTTGGCTCGCCTACTAGGCATATGGAGAGCGGTGTAAGTGAACAAGTCAATGGGGTGGCAGTTCCCATTGAGTCAACTACCAAGAATGATTTTTGTGCTGGGGAAGAGGTTGACATGGATGTGGACATGGAAGTTGAAGATTCAAATTCTGCAGGAAATACAGCTATTGCATATGCATTGAATGCCACGGTGTTTGCTCCGTCAGAGCAGCCAATTAATCCTAGCCCACCTTCAGTATACACATCTTCAGGGCCAGAGGATACATTCACTATACCACCTCCCCCAGATGAGGAATGGattcctccaccaccacctgatAATGAACAGGTTCCTCCACCCCCACCTGATGAGCCCCCACCTCAGCCCCCGCATCCTCCTTTGTCATCTTATCCTGAGACAGGGCAAGCTCCTTATCCAGAGCAATACAATTTTTCCTATCCAAGTTCCAGTTTTGAATATTATGGACATACAGTTACTGAAGGGCCTAGTAGTACTTTTTATGGACATCCTGAAGGATGCCAAGTTTCTATGCCCCATGCACCACTTTACTATGCTGCAGTTCCTGGCACCTATACTGAAACTTCTCAGGCTGCAGCTAACCCTGTTGAGTCTGTCACATATTATGGGCTTCAAGATGGAACACGACTCTCTGTTCCTGTAGTCAATGGTGTAGAGTCTTTACAGTTTCACAGTGAGTCTGCTCCTCTTAGCTATGAAAACCTTGTATCCGATCGTACTGGATCTATCAACTCCTTTGCAGGAGCAGGCAGTAGCGGTTCATTGCCAAATGTGAATATTGATAGTTCTGCTGTTGATGGTGAGACTGGTGGGGCATCTATGGATGTTCCATCTACCACATCCACAATCCAAGCACCTGCAACCATTTCAGTGAAAAGTAATGTTCCTGTGCCATCAACTAATCATGCCCCTAGTGCTGCATCTATTCCTGCCACATCGGAGGTTACTAAGGCTCAGTCTAAAG TTCCACGTACTAAAAAGCGAACGGTTGCAGTTGCTTCCTCCTTGAGGTCTAATAAGAAAGTCTCCAGTTTAGTAGACAAG TGGAAAGCAGCAAAAGAGGAGTTGCTTGAAGATGAGGAGGAACCTCAAAATACATATGAGTTGTTTGAGAGGAAGCGACAAAGGGGAATAGAG GAATGGTATGCACAACAAATTACCAGCGGAGAGGCCAAAGATAATGCCAATTTTCAGCCTCTTGGTGGCGATTG GCGTGAGAAGGTGAAGCGAAGAAAAGCTCAATTAGCCCGCAAAGCTGGACAAACCGCATCAACACCTGGACCTGAGGCACATATGGATGGGAACCAGAAGCCTGATCTGGCAGAACTCTCAAGGGGTCTCCCCTCTGGTTGGCAG gccTACTGGGATGAATCCTCAAAGCAGGTTTATTATGGAAATACGGCGACCTCAGAAACTACGTGGACTCAACCAACAAAATGA
- the LOC18774989 gene encoding uncharacterized protein LOC18774989 isoform X1 → MPMLTAASTIVSSPLLPAVGQCPGRVKLSSCGPKRVCGDGRMVHFKIKPVGLGAQLSLLERRKPVIGSRRSASVICASASNARCGAEQTQTVTREAPTITHLPGKEKSPLLDDGGSGFPPGDDGDGGGGGGGGGGNWSGGFAFFGFLLFLSFLKDKESEGGYRENRRR, encoded by the exons ATGCCAATGTTGACTGCTGCAAGTACAATTGTTAGCTCGCCTCTATTGCCAGCAG TAGGTCAATGCCCCGGACGAGTGAAGCTTTCTAGCTGTGGGCCAAAAAGGGTTTGTGGTGATGGAAGAATGGTACATTTTAAGATCAAACCAGTGGGGCTTGGTGCACAGTTATCACTTCTTGAGAGAAGAAAACCAGTCATTGGTTCCCGTCGGTCTGCTTCTGTAATATGTGCTTCTGCTTCG AATGCCAGATGCGGTGCAGAGCAAACCCAGACTGTCACCCGTGAGGCTCCAACAATTACACATCTTCCTG GCAAGGAAAAGTCCCCACTGCTTGATGATGGTGGAAGTGGATTCCCTCCtggtgatgatggtgatggtggtggcggtggaggtggtggtgggggcAACTGGTCTGGAGGATTTGCCTTTTTtggctttcttcttttcctgaGCTTTTTAAAGGATAAAGAAAGTGAGGGTGGTTATCGGGAAAATAGGAGAAGGTAA
- the LOC18772784 gene encoding uncharacterized protein LOC18772784 isoform X3: protein MDTNADEDLASQKVKQQGGDTNSAPNDCDQSMEDSDKRENDDVASSDLRTELYLTEQASVPETSSLQVIGDVSSGWKIVMHEESNSYYYWNTETGETSWEVPDVLTQETKLTSDQKTPTVAGKLENVPVGTEESNLTSDVKLDGFSNSDTNEGAANMVPHGTESYGHGCGCGSQMDQWNLACNNQATHDTMANEDFESGIDLSSRLVKHCEALLERLKSLQGSKEQLQDLNWISKYTLEVEIRLFDFQSLLSYGSSLLPFWMHSERQLKRVEIAINDEMSKISKSVQTDEVQAAHASFFQGETNFQESVGCKTEADQVEALDDFHATPSVDTLAIVSKESSGVNAEHVSEFGSPTRHMESGVSEQVNGVAVPIESTTKNDFCAGEEVDMDVDMEVEDSNSAGNTAIAYALNATVFAPSEQPINPSPPSVYTSSGPEDTFTIPPPPDEEWIPPPPPDNEQVPPPPPDEPPPQPPHPPLSSYPETGQAPYPEQYNFSYPSSSFEYYGHTVTEGPSSTFYGHPEGCQVSMPHAPLYYAAVPGTYTETSQAAANPVESVTYYGLQDGTRLSVPVVNGVESLQFHSESAPLSYENLVSDRTGSINSFAGAGSSGSLPNVNIDSSAVDGETGGASMDVPSTTSTIQAPATISVKSNVPVPSTNHAPSAASIPATSEVTKAQSKVPRTKKRTVAVASSLRSNKKVSSLVDKWKAAKEELLEDEEEPQNTYELFERKRQRGIEEWYAQQITSGEAKDNANFQPLGGDWREKVKRRKAQLARKAGQTASTPGPEAHMDGNQKPDLAELSRGLPSGWQAYWDESSKQVYYGNTATSETTWTQPTK from the exons ATGGATACCAATGCTGATGAAGACCTTGCTTCTCAGAAGGTTAAGCAACAGGGAGGGGATACAAACTCTGCCCCGAATGATTGTGACCAGAGCATGGAGGACAGtgataaaagagaaaatgatgATGTGGCCTCAAGTGATTTACGCACAGAATTGTATTTGACAGAACAAGCCTCTGTTCCTGAAACTTCTAGTTTACAAGTCATTGGAGATGTCAGTTCAGGCTGGAAGATTGTGATGCATGAAGAGAGTAATAGCTATTATTACTGGAATACTGAAACAGGGGAAACTTCATGGGAAGTACCTGATGTTTTGACCCAGGAAACCAAGTTAACGAGTGACCAGAAAACACCTACTGTTGCAGGAAAGTTGGAGAACGTTCCTGTTGGTACAGAAGAGTCTAACTTAACTTCTGATGTGAAATTAGATGGTTTTTCTAATTCTGACACAAATGAAGGGGCTGCCAATATGGTTCCTCATGGAACAGAATCGTATGGACATGGGTGTGGGTGTGGGTCCCAAATGGATCAGTGGAATCTAGCATGCAATAATCAAGCTACTCATGATACAATGGCTAATGAAGATTTTGAATCAGGGATTGATCTCTCTTCTCGTCTTGTCAAACATTGTGAGGCTTTGTTAGAAAGATTGAAGTCATTACAAGG gtcCAAGGAACAATTGCAAGATCTCAACTGGATCTCAAAGTATACTTTGGAAGTTGAGATAAGACTCTTTGATTTTCAGTCCCTTTTATCTTATGGGTCATCCTTGCTTCCATTTTGGATGCATTCTGAAAGACAGCTTAAAAGGGTTGAGATTGCTATAAATGATGAAATGTCCAAAATTTCTAAATCTGTACAAACGGATGAAGTTCAGGCAGCTCATGCATCTTTCTTCCAGGGAGAAACAAATTTTCAGGAAAGCGTGGGATGTAAAACTGAAGCAGATCAAGTTGAAGCTTTGGATGATTTTCATGCTACCCCTAGTGTTGATACATTAGCAATAGTCTCTAAAGAAAGTTCAGGTGTAAATGCCGAGCATGTTTCTGAATTTGGCTCGCCTACTAGGCATATGGAGAGCGGTGTAAGTGAACAAGTCAATGGGGTGGCAGTTCCCATTGAGTCAACTACCAAGAATGATTTTTGTGCTGGGGAAGAGGTTGACATGGATGTGGACATGGAAGTTGAAGATTCAAATTCTGCAGGAAATACAGCTATTGCATATGCATTGAATGCCACGGTGTTTGCTCCGTCAGAGCAGCCAATTAATCCTAGCCCACCTTCAGTATACACATCTTCAGGGCCAGAGGATACATTCACTATACCACCTCCCCCAGATGAGGAATGGattcctccaccaccacctgatAATGAACAGGTTCCTCCACCCCCACCTGATGAGCCCCCACCTCAGCCCCCGCATCCTCCTTTGTCATCTTATCCTGAGACAGGGCAAGCTCCTTATCCAGAGCAATACAATTTTTCCTATCCAAGTTCCAGTTTTGAATATTATGGACATACAGTTACTGAAGGGCCTAGTAGTACTTTTTATGGACATCCTGAAGGATGCCAAGTTTCTATGCCCCATGCACCACTTTACTATGCTGCAGTTCCTGGCACCTATACTGAAACTTCTCAGGCTGCAGCTAACCCTGTTGAGTCTGTCACATATTATGGGCTTCAAGATGGAACACGACTCTCTGTTCCTGTAGTCAATGGTGTAGAGTCTTTACAGTTTCACAGTGAGTCTGCTCCTCTTAGCTATGAAAACCTTGTATCCGATCGTACTGGATCTATCAACTCCTTTGCAGGAGCAGGCAGTAGCGGTTCATTGCCAAATGTGAATATTGATAGTTCTGCTGTTGATGGTGAGACTGGTGGGGCATCTATGGATGTTCCATCTACCACATCCACAATCCAAGCACCTGCAACCATTTCAGTGAAAAGTAATGTTCCTGTGCCATCAACTAATCATGCCCCTAGTGCTGCATCTATTCCTGCCACATCGGAGGTTACTAAGGCTCAGTCTAAAG TTCCACGTACTAAAAAGCGAACGGTTGCAGTTGCTTCCTCCTTGAGGTCTAATAAGAAAGTCTCCAGTTTAGTAGACAAG TGGAAAGCAGCAAAAGAGGAGTTGCTTGAAGATGAGGAGGAACCTCAAAATACATATGAGTTGTTTGAGAGGAAGCGACAAAGGGGAATAGAG GAATGGTATGCACAACAAATTACCAGCGGAGAGGCCAAAGATAATGCCAATTTTCAGCCTCTTGGTGGCGATTG GCGTGAGAAGGTGAAGCGAAGAAAAGCTCAATTAGCCCGCAAAGCTGGACAAACCGCATCAACACCTGGACCTGAGGCACATATGGATGGGAACCAGAAGCCTGATCTGGCAGAACTCTCAAGGGGTCTCCCCTCTGGTTGGCAG gccTACTGGGATGAATCCTCAAAGCAGGTTTATTATGGAAATACGGCGACCTCAGAAACTACGTGGACTCAACCAACAAAATGA
- the LOC18774989 gene encoding uncharacterized protein LOC18774989 isoform X2: protein MPMLTAASTIVSSPLLPAGQCPGRVKLSSCGPKRVCGDGRMVHFKIKPVGLGAQLSLLERRKPVIGSRRSASVICASASNARCGAEQTQTVTREAPTITHLPGKEKSPLLDDGGSGFPPGDDGDGGGGGGGGGGNWSGGFAFFGFLLFLSFLKDKESEGGYRENRRR, encoded by the exons ATGCCAATGTTGACTGCTGCAAGTACAATTGTTAGCTCGCCTCTATTGCCAGCAG GTCAATGCCCCGGACGAGTGAAGCTTTCTAGCTGTGGGCCAAAAAGGGTTTGTGGTGATGGAAGAATGGTACATTTTAAGATCAAACCAGTGGGGCTTGGTGCACAGTTATCACTTCTTGAGAGAAGAAAACCAGTCATTGGTTCCCGTCGGTCTGCTTCTGTAATATGTGCTTCTGCTTCG AATGCCAGATGCGGTGCAGAGCAAACCCAGACTGTCACCCGTGAGGCTCCAACAATTACACATCTTCCTG GCAAGGAAAAGTCCCCACTGCTTGATGATGGTGGAAGTGGATTCCCTCCtggtgatgatggtgatggtggtggcggtggaggtggtggtgggggcAACTGGTCTGGAGGATTTGCCTTTTTtggctttcttcttttcctgaGCTTTTTAAAGGATAAAGAAAGTGAGGGTGGTTATCGGGAAAATAGGAGAAGGTAA
- the LOC18772784 gene encoding formin-binding protein 4 isoform X2 → MRAGQQPQNPLLLLGQYSDDELDDDSNQVLSNAAVGNSSPENNDEVKSSLGESYQHMDTNADEDLASQKVKQQGGDTNSAPNDCDQSMEDSDKRENDDVASSDLRTELYLTEQASVPETSSLQVIGDVSSGWKIVMHEESNSYYYWNTETGETSWEVPDVLTQETKLTSDQKTPTVAGKLENVPVGTEESNLTSDVKLDGFSNSDTNEGAANMVPHGTESYGHGCGCGSQMDQWNLACNNQATHDTMANEDFESGIDLSSRLVKHCEALLERLKSLQGSKEQLQDLNWISKYTLEVEIRLFDFQSLLSYGSSLLPFWMHSERQLKRVEIAINDEMSKISKSVQTDEVQAAHASFFQGETNFQESVGCKTEADQVEALDDFHATPSVDTLAIVSKESSGVNAEHVSEFGSPTRHMESGVSEQVNGVAVPIESTTKNDFCAGEEVDMDVDMEVEDSNSAGNTAIAYALNATVFAPSEQPINPSPPSVYTSSGPEDTFTIPPPPDEEWIPPPPPDNEQVPPPPPDEPPPQPPHPPLSSYPETGQAPYPEQYNFSYPSSSFEYYGHTVTEGPSSTFYGHPEGCQVSMPHAPLYYAAVPGTYTETSQAAANPVESVTYYGLQDGTRLSVPVVNGVESLQFHSESAPLSYENLVSDRTGSINSFAGAGSSGSLPNVNIDSSAVDGETGGASMDVPSTTSTIQAPATISVKSNVPVPSTNHAPSAASIPATSEVTKAQSKVPRTKKRTVAVASSLRSNKKVSSLVDKWKAAKEELLEDEEEPQNTYELFERKRQRGIEEWYAQQITSGEAKDNANFQPLGGDWREKVKRRKAQLARKAGQTASTPGPEAHMDGNQKPDLAELSRGLPSGWQAYWDESSKQVYYGNTATSETTWTQPTK, encoded by the exons ATGCGTGCAGGTCAGCAACCACAAAATCCGTTGCTGTTACTTGGGCAATATAGTGATGATGAGTTGGATGATGACTCAAATCAAGTACTTAGCAATGCTGCTGTAGGAAATTCCTCACCTGAGAATAATGATGAG GTTAAGAGTTCGCTTGGTGAATCTTATCAGCATATGGATACCAATGCTGATGAAGACCTTGCTTCTCAGAAGGTTAAGCAACAGGGAGGGGATACAAACTCTGCCCCGAATGATTGTGACCAGAGCATGGAGGACAGtgataaaagagaaaatgatgATGTGGCCTCAAGTGATTTACGCACAGAATTGTATTTGACAGAACAAGCCTCTGTTCCTGAAACTTCTAGTTTACAAGTCATTGGAGATGTCAGTTCAGGCTGGAAGATTGTGATGCATGAAGAGAGTAATAGCTATTATTACTGGAATACTGAAACAGGGGAAACTTCATGGGAAGTACCTGATGTTTTGACCCAGGAAACCAAGTTAACGAGTGACCAGAAAACACCTACTGTTGCAGGAAAGTTGGAGAACGTTCCTGTTGGTACAGAAGAGTCTAACTTAACTTCTGATGTGAAATTAGATGGTTTTTCTAATTCTGACACAAATGAAGGGGCTGCCAATATGGTTCCTCATGGAACAGAATCGTATGGACATGGGTGTGGGTGTGGGTCCCAAATGGATCAGTGGAATCTAGCATGCAATAATCAAGCTACTCATGATACAATGGCTAATGAAGATTTTGAATCAGGGATTGATCTCTCTTCTCGTCTTGTCAAACATTGTGAGGCTTTGTTAGAAAGATTGAAGTCATTACAAGG gtcCAAGGAACAATTGCAAGATCTCAACTGGATCTCAAAGTATACTTTGGAAGTTGAGATAAGACTCTTTGATTTTCAGTCCCTTTTATCTTATGGGTCATCCTTGCTTCCATTTTGGATGCATTCTGAAAGACAGCTTAAAAGGGTTGAGATTGCTATAAATGATGAAATGTCCAAAATTTCTAAATCTGTACAAACGGATGAAGTTCAGGCAGCTCATGCATCTTTCTTCCAGGGAGAAACAAATTTTCAGGAAAGCGTGGGATGTAAAACTGAAGCAGATCAAGTTGAAGCTTTGGATGATTTTCATGCTACCCCTAGTGTTGATACATTAGCAATAGTCTCTAAAGAAAGTTCAGGTGTAAATGCCGAGCATGTTTCTGAATTTGGCTCGCCTACTAGGCATATGGAGAGCGGTGTAAGTGAACAAGTCAATGGGGTGGCAGTTCCCATTGAGTCAACTACCAAGAATGATTTTTGTGCTGGGGAAGAGGTTGACATGGATGTGGACATGGAAGTTGAAGATTCAAATTCTGCAGGAAATACAGCTATTGCATATGCATTGAATGCCACGGTGTTTGCTCCGTCAGAGCAGCCAATTAATCCTAGCCCACCTTCAGTATACACATCTTCAGGGCCAGAGGATACATTCACTATACCACCTCCCCCAGATGAGGAATGGattcctccaccaccacctgatAATGAACAGGTTCCTCCACCCCCACCTGATGAGCCCCCACCTCAGCCCCCGCATCCTCCTTTGTCATCTTATCCTGAGACAGGGCAAGCTCCTTATCCAGAGCAATACAATTTTTCCTATCCAAGTTCCAGTTTTGAATATTATGGACATACAGTTACTGAAGGGCCTAGTAGTACTTTTTATGGACATCCTGAAGGATGCCAAGTTTCTATGCCCCATGCACCACTTTACTATGCTGCAGTTCCTGGCACCTATACTGAAACTTCTCAGGCTGCAGCTAACCCTGTTGAGTCTGTCACATATTATGGGCTTCAAGATGGAACACGACTCTCTGTTCCTGTAGTCAATGGTGTAGAGTCTTTACAGTTTCACAGTGAGTCTGCTCCTCTTAGCTATGAAAACCTTGTATCCGATCGTACTGGATCTATCAACTCCTTTGCAGGAGCAGGCAGTAGCGGTTCATTGCCAAATGTGAATATTGATAGTTCTGCTGTTGATGGTGAGACTGGTGGGGCATCTATGGATGTTCCATCTACCACATCCACAATCCAAGCACCTGCAACCATTTCAGTGAAAAGTAATGTTCCTGTGCCATCAACTAATCATGCCCCTAGTGCTGCATCTATTCCTGCCACATCGGAGGTTACTAAGGCTCAGTCTAAAG TTCCACGTACTAAAAAGCGAACGGTTGCAGTTGCTTCCTCCTTGAGGTCTAATAAGAAAGTCTCCAGTTTAGTAGACAAG TGGAAAGCAGCAAAAGAGGAGTTGCTTGAAGATGAGGAGGAACCTCAAAATACATATGAGTTGTTTGAGAGGAAGCGACAAAGGGGAATAGAG GAATGGTATGCACAACAAATTACCAGCGGAGAGGCCAAAGATAATGCCAATTTTCAGCCTCTTGGTGGCGATTG GCGTGAGAAGGTGAAGCGAAGAAAAGCTCAATTAGCCCGCAAAGCTGGACAAACCGCATCAACACCTGGACCTGAGGCACATATGGATGGGAACCAGAAGCCTGATCTGGCAGAACTCTCAAGGGGTCTCCCCTCTGGTTGGCAG gccTACTGGGATGAATCCTCAAAGCAGGTTTATTATGGAAATACGGCGACCTCAGAAACTACGTGGACTCAACCAACAAAATGA